The following coding sequences are from one Vulpes vulpes isolate BD-2025 chromosome 12, VulVul3, whole genome shotgun sequence window:
- the BRD8 gene encoding bromodomain-containing protein 8 isoform X5, producing MATGTGKHKLLSTGPTEPWSIREKLCLASSVMRSGDQNWVSVSRAIKPFAEPGRPPDWFSQKHCASQYSELLETTETPKRKRGEKGEVVETVEDVIVRKLTAERVEELKKVIKETQEKYRRLKRDAELIQAGHMDSRLDELCNDIVMKKKLEEEEAEVKRKATDAAYQARQAVKTPPRRLPTVMVRSPIDSASPGGDYPLGDLTATTMEEATSGVNESEMAVASGHLNSTGVLLEVGGVLPMIHGGEMQQTPNTVAASPAASGAPTLSRLLEAGPTQFTTPLASFTTVASEPPVKLVPPPVESVSQATIVMMPALPTPSSAPAVSTPESVAPVSQPDTCVPMEAVGDPHTVTVSMDSSEISMIINSIKEECFRSGVAEAPGGSKAPSIDGKEDLDLAEKMDIAVSYTGEELDFETVGDIIAIIEDKVDDHPEVLDVAAVEAALSFCEENDDPQSLPGPWEHPIQQERDKPVSLPAPEMTVKQERLDFEETENKGIHELVDIREPSVEIKMEPAEPEQGISGPEIVAGVVPAPSMEPPELRSQELDEEPRSIATGEIAEADVSSGKGDETPLTTVKTEASPESMLSPSHGSNPIEDPLEAETQHKFEMSDSLKEESGTIFGSQIKDAPGEDEEEDGVSEAASLEEAKEEDQGEGYLSEMDNEPPVSESDDGFSIHNATLQSHTLADSIPSSPASSQFSVCSEDQEAIQAQKIWKKAIMLVWRAAANHRYANVFLQPVTDDIAPGYHSIVQRPMDLSTIKKNIENGLIRSTAEFQRDIMLMFQNAVMYNSSDHDVYHMAVEMQRDVLEQIQQFLATQLIMQTSESGISAKSLRGRDSTRKQDSSEKDSVPMGSPAFLLSLFDGGTRGRRCAIEADMKMKK from the exons GGTATCAGTTAGCAGAGCAATCAAGCCCTTTGCAGAACCTGGCCGTCCTCCAGACTGGTTCTCTCAAAAA CATTGTGCTTCCCAGTACTCAGAGCTTCTAGAGACCACTGAGACCCCAAA aAGGAAACGGGGCGAAAAGGGAGAAGTGGTCGAAACTGTTGAAGATGTCATTGTTCGGAAATTGACTGCTGAAAGAGTTGAGGAACTAAAGAAAGTGATAAAGGAAACCCAAGAAAAATATAG gCGGCTGAAAAGAGATGCAGAACTAATTCAAGCTGGGCACATGGACAGCAGACTGGATGAGCTTTGCAATGACATTGTGAT GAAAAAGAagttggaggaagaggaggctgaaGTAAAGAGGAAGGCTACGGATGCTGCATATCAGG CTCGTCAAGCAGTAAAAACACCCCCTCGGAGATTACCCACTGTGATGGTCCGCTCTCCTATAGATTCTGCCTCCCCAGGAGGTGATTATCCACTCGGAGACTTGACTGCAACCACTATGGAAGAGGCCACCTCTGGA GTCAATGAGAGTGAAATGGCTGTGGCTTCGGGCCACTTGAACAGTACAGGTGTCCTCCTGGAGGTAGGCGGGGTTCTTCCCATGATACATGGTGGGGAAATGCAGCAGACACCCAACACTGTTGCGGCCTCCCCTGCTGCCTCAG GTGCTCCCACTCTTTCCCGGCTTTTAGAAGCTGGTCCTACACAGTTCACCACTCCTCTTGCTTCCTTCACTACTGTTGCCAGTGAACCTCCAGTTAAACTTGTGCCACCCCCTGTAGAGTCTGTGTCCCAGGCTACCATTGTCATGATGCCTGCGCTGCCAACACCATCCTCTGCTCCGGCTGTCTCCACTCCTGAGAGTGTAGCTCCAG TGAGTCAGCCTGACACTTGTGTCCCCATGGAGGCTGTGGGGGATCCACATACTGTGACTGTTTCCATGGATAGCAGCGAAATCTCCATGATCATCAATTCTATCAAAGAAGAGTGTTTCCGATCAGGGGTAGCAGAGGCCCCTGGGGGGTCAAAGGCTCCCAGCATAGATGGGAAGGAAGATTTAGATCTGGCTGAGAAGATGGATATTGCTGTGTCTTACACAGGTGAAGAGCTTGACTTTGAGACTGTTGGAGACATCATTGCCATCATTGAGGACAAG GTAGATGATCATCCTGAAGTGCTGGATGTGGCAGCAGTAGAAGCGGCACTGTCATTCTGTGAAGAGAATGATGATCCCCAGTCCCTGCCTGGCCCCTGGGAGCACCCGATCCAGCAGGAGCGGGATAAGCCAGTATCTCTTCCTGCACCAGAGATGACAGTCAAGCAAGAAAGGCTGGACtttgaggaaacagaaaacaaaggaatCCATGAACTGGTAGACATCAGGGAGCCTAGTGTTGAGATTAAAATGGAACCTGCGGAACCAGAACAAGGCATCTCAGGTCCTGAAATAGTAGCTGGAGTTGTTCCAGCCCCAAGTATGGAGCCACCAGAACTCAGGAGTCAAGAGTTAGATGAGGAACCCAGAAGTATTGCCACTGGAGAGATTGCTGAAGCAGATGTTTCCAGTGGGAAAGGCGATGAGACTCCACTTACAACTGTGAAGACAGAG GCATCCCCTGAAAGCATGTTGTCTCCATCACATGGCTCCAATCCCATCGAAGATCCTTTAGAGGCAGAGACTCAGCACAAGTTTGAAATGTCAG ACTCATTGAAAGAAGAATCAGGGACTATTTTTGGAAGCCAGATAAAG GATGCCCCaggtgaggatgaggaggaagatgGAGTCAGCGAAGCTGCCAGCCTAGAAGAGGCTAAGGAAGAAGATCAAGGAGAAGGCTATCTGTCAGAAATGGATAATGAGCCACCTGTGAGCGAGAGCGATGATGGCTTTAGCATTCACAATGCTACACTGCAGTCCCATACACTGGCAGACTCCATCCCCAGCAGCCCTGCTTCTTCACAGTT CTCTGTCTGTAGTGAAGATCAGGAAGCCATTCAGGCacagaaaatctggaagaaagcTATCATGCTTGTATGGAGAGCTGCAGCTAATCATAG ATATGCCAATGTCTTCCTACAGCCTGTTACAGATGATATAGCACCTGGCTACCATAGCATTGTACAGAG gccTATGGATTTGTCAACTATtaagaaaaacattgaaaatggACTGATCCGCAGCACAGCTGAATTTCAGCGGGATATTATGCTGATGTTCCAGAATGCTGTAATGTATAATAGCTCGGACCATGATGTCTATCATATGGCAGTAGAAATGCAGCGAGATGTCTTAGAGCAAATCCAG CAATTCCTTGCCACACAGTTGATTATGCAGACATCTGAATCTGGGATCAGTGCTAAAAGTCTTCGTGGGAGAGATTCTACCCGCAAACAGGATTCTTCAGAGAAG GACAGTGTCCCCATGGgctctcctgccttccttctctctctcttt GATGGGGGCACCAGGGGGCGCCGCTGTGCCATTGAAGCAGATATGAAGATGAAAAAGTGA
- the BRD8 gene encoding bromodomain-containing protein 8 isoform X3, with the protein MRSGDQNWVSVSRAIKPFAEPGRPPDWFSQKHCASQYSELLETTETPKRKRGEKGEVVETVEDVIVRKLTAERVEELKKVIKETQEKYRRLKRDAELIQAGHMDSRLDELCNDIVMKKKLEEEEAEVKRKATDAAYQARQAVKTPPRRLPTVMVRSPIDSASPGGDYPLGDLTATTMEEATSGVTPGTLPSTPVTSFPGIPDTLPPGSAPLEAPMTPVTDDSPQKKMLGQKATPPPSPLLSELLKKGSLLPTSPRLVNESEMAVASGHLNSTGVLLEVGGVLPMIHGGEMQQTPNTVAASPAASGAPTLSRLLEAGPTQFTTPLASFTTVASEPPVKLVPPPVESVSQATIVMMPALPTPSSAPAVSTPESVAPVSQPDTCVPMEAVGDPHTVTVSMDSSEISMIINSIKEECFRSGVAEAPGGSKAPSIDGKEDLDLAEKMDIAVSYTGEELDFETVGDIIAIIEDKVDDHPEVLDVAAVEAALSFCEENDDPQSLPGPWEHPIQQERDKPVSLPAPEMTVKQERLDFEETENKGIHELVDIREPSVEIKMEPAEPEQGISGPEIVAGVVPAPSMEPPELRSQELDEEPRSIATGEIAEADVSSGKGDETPLTTVKTEASPESMLSPSHGSNPIEDPLEAETQHKFEMSDSLKEESGTIFGSQIKDAPGEDEEEDGVSEAASLEEAKEEDQGEGYLSEMDNEPPVSESDDGFSIHNATLQSHTLADSIPSSPASSQFSVCSEDQEAIQAQKIWKKAIMLVWRAAANHRYANVFLQPVTDDIAPGYHSIVQRPMDLSTIKKNIENGLIRSTAEFQRDIMLMFQNAVMYNSSDHDVYHMAVEMQRDVLEQIQQFLATQLIMQTSESGISAKSLRGRDSTRKQDSSEKDSVPMGSPAFLLSLFDGGTRGRRCAIEADMKMKK; encoded by the exons GGTATCAGTTAGCAGAGCAATCAAGCCCTTTGCAGAACCTGGCCGTCCTCCAGACTGGTTCTCTCAAAAA CATTGTGCTTCCCAGTACTCAGAGCTTCTAGAGACCACTGAGACCCCAAA aAGGAAACGGGGCGAAAAGGGAGAAGTGGTCGAAACTGTTGAAGATGTCATTGTTCGGAAATTGACTGCTGAAAGAGTTGAGGAACTAAAGAAAGTGATAAAGGAAACCCAAGAAAAATATAG gCGGCTGAAAAGAGATGCAGAACTAATTCAAGCTGGGCACATGGACAGCAGACTGGATGAGCTTTGCAATGACATTGTGAT GAAAAAGAagttggaggaagaggaggctgaaGTAAAGAGGAAGGCTACGGATGCTGCATATCAGG CTCGTCAAGCAGTAAAAACACCCCCTCGGAGATTACCCACTGTGATGGTCCGCTCTCCTATAGATTCTGCCTCCCCAGGAGGTGATTATCCACTCGGAGACTTGACTGCAACCACTATGGAAGAGGCCACCTCTGGA GTAACCCCTGGGACTTTGCCGAGTACCCCAGTCACCTCGTTTCCTGGGATTCCTGACACCCTTCCTCCAGGCTCTGCACCCTTAGAAGCCCCCATGACCCCAGTAACAGATGATTCACCCCAGAAAAAGATGCTTGGACAGAAAGCaactccacccccctcccctctgctgtcAGAGCTCTTGAAGAAGGGCAGCCTCCTGCCTACTAGCCCCAGACTG GTCAATGAGAGTGAAATGGCTGTGGCTTCGGGCCACTTGAACAGTACAGGTGTCCTCCTGGAGGTAGGCGGGGTTCTTCCCATGATACATGGTGGGGAAATGCAGCAGACACCCAACACTGTTGCGGCCTCCCCTGCTGCCTCAG GTGCTCCCACTCTTTCCCGGCTTTTAGAAGCTGGTCCTACACAGTTCACCACTCCTCTTGCTTCCTTCACTACTGTTGCCAGTGAACCTCCAGTTAAACTTGTGCCACCCCCTGTAGAGTCTGTGTCCCAGGCTACCATTGTCATGATGCCTGCGCTGCCAACACCATCCTCTGCTCCGGCTGTCTCCACTCCTGAGAGTGTAGCTCCAG TGAGTCAGCCTGACACTTGTGTCCCCATGGAGGCTGTGGGGGATCCACATACTGTGACTGTTTCCATGGATAGCAGCGAAATCTCCATGATCATCAATTCTATCAAAGAAGAGTGTTTCCGATCAGGGGTAGCAGAGGCCCCTGGGGGGTCAAAGGCTCCCAGCATAGATGGGAAGGAAGATTTAGATCTGGCTGAGAAGATGGATATTGCTGTGTCTTACACAGGTGAAGAGCTTGACTTTGAGACTGTTGGAGACATCATTGCCATCATTGAGGACAAG GTAGATGATCATCCTGAAGTGCTGGATGTGGCAGCAGTAGAAGCGGCACTGTCATTCTGTGAAGAGAATGATGATCCCCAGTCCCTGCCTGGCCCCTGGGAGCACCCGATCCAGCAGGAGCGGGATAAGCCAGTATCTCTTCCTGCACCAGAGATGACAGTCAAGCAAGAAAGGCTGGACtttgaggaaacagaaaacaaaggaatCCATGAACTGGTAGACATCAGGGAGCCTAGTGTTGAGATTAAAATGGAACCTGCGGAACCAGAACAAGGCATCTCAGGTCCTGAAATAGTAGCTGGAGTTGTTCCAGCCCCAAGTATGGAGCCACCAGAACTCAGGAGTCAAGAGTTAGATGAGGAACCCAGAAGTATTGCCACTGGAGAGATTGCTGAAGCAGATGTTTCCAGTGGGAAAGGCGATGAGACTCCACTTACAACTGTGAAGACAGAG GCATCCCCTGAAAGCATGTTGTCTCCATCACATGGCTCCAATCCCATCGAAGATCCTTTAGAGGCAGAGACTCAGCACAAGTTTGAAATGTCAG ACTCATTGAAAGAAGAATCAGGGACTATTTTTGGAAGCCAGATAAAG GATGCCCCaggtgaggatgaggaggaagatgGAGTCAGCGAAGCTGCCAGCCTAGAAGAGGCTAAGGAAGAAGATCAAGGAGAAGGCTATCTGTCAGAAATGGATAATGAGCCACCTGTGAGCGAGAGCGATGATGGCTTTAGCATTCACAATGCTACACTGCAGTCCCATACACTGGCAGACTCCATCCCCAGCAGCCCTGCTTCTTCACAGTT CTCTGTCTGTAGTGAAGATCAGGAAGCCATTCAGGCacagaaaatctggaagaaagcTATCATGCTTGTATGGAGAGCTGCAGCTAATCATAG ATATGCCAATGTCTTCCTACAGCCTGTTACAGATGATATAGCACCTGGCTACCATAGCATTGTACAGAG gccTATGGATTTGTCAACTATtaagaaaaacattgaaaatggACTGATCCGCAGCACAGCTGAATTTCAGCGGGATATTATGCTGATGTTCCAGAATGCTGTAATGTATAATAGCTCGGACCATGATGTCTATCATATGGCAGTAGAAATGCAGCGAGATGTCTTAGAGCAAATCCAG CAATTCCTTGCCACACAGTTGATTATGCAGACATCTGAATCTGGGATCAGTGCTAAAAGTCTTCGTGGGAGAGATTCTACCCGCAAACAGGATTCTTCAGAGAAG GACAGTGTCCCCATGGgctctcctgccttccttctctctctcttt GATGGGGGCACCAGGGGGCGCCGCTGTGCCATTGAAGCAGATATGAAGATGAAAAAGTGA
- the BRD8 gene encoding bromodomain-containing protein 8 isoform X1: MATGTGKHKLLSTGPTEPWSIREKLCLASSVMRSGDQNWVSVSRAIKPFAEPGRPPDWFSQKHCASQYSELLETTETPKRKRGEKGEVVETVEDVIVRKLTAERVEELKKVIKETQEKYRRLKRDAELIQAGHMDSRLDELCNDIVMKKKLEEEEAEVKRKATDAAYQARQAVKTPPRRLPTVMVRSPIDSASPGGDYPLGDLTATTMEEATSGVTPGTLPSTPVTSFPGIPDTLPPGSAPLEAPMTPVTDDSPQKKMLGQKATPPPSPLLSELLKKGSLLPTSPRLVNESEMAVASGHLNSTGVLLEVGGVLPMIHGGEMQQTPNTVAASPAASGAPTLSRLLEAGPTQFTTPLASFTTVASEPPVKLVPPPVESVSQATIVMMPALPTPSSAPAVSTPESVAPVSQPDTCVPMEAVGDPHTVTVSMDSSEISMIINSIKEECFRSGVAEAPGGSKAPSIDGKEDLDLAEKMDIAVSYTGEELDFETVGDIIAIIEDKVDDHPEVLDVAAVEAALSFCEENDDPQSLPGPWEHPIQQERDKPVSLPAPEMTVKQERLDFEETENKGIHELVDIREPSVEIKMEPAEPEQGISGPEIVAGVVPAPSMEPPELRSQELDEEPRSIATGEIAEADVSSGKGDETPLTTVKTEASPESMLSPSHGSNPIEDPLEAETQHKFEMSDSLKEESGTIFGSQIKDAPGEDEEEDGVSEAASLEEAKEEDQGEGYLSEMDNEPPVSESDDGFSIHNATLQSHTLADSIPSSPASSQFSVCSEDQEAIQAQKIWKKAIMLVWRAAANHRYANVFLQPVTDDIAPGYHSIVQRPMDLSTIKKNIENGLIRSTAEFQRDIMLMFQNAVMYNSSDHDVYHMAVEMQRDVLEQIQQFLATQLIMQTSESGISAKSLRGRDSTRKQDSSEKDSVPMGSPAFLLSLFDGGTRGRRCAIEADMKMKK; encoded by the exons GGTATCAGTTAGCAGAGCAATCAAGCCCTTTGCAGAACCTGGCCGTCCTCCAGACTGGTTCTCTCAAAAA CATTGTGCTTCCCAGTACTCAGAGCTTCTAGAGACCACTGAGACCCCAAA aAGGAAACGGGGCGAAAAGGGAGAAGTGGTCGAAACTGTTGAAGATGTCATTGTTCGGAAATTGACTGCTGAAAGAGTTGAGGAACTAAAGAAAGTGATAAAGGAAACCCAAGAAAAATATAG gCGGCTGAAAAGAGATGCAGAACTAATTCAAGCTGGGCACATGGACAGCAGACTGGATGAGCTTTGCAATGACATTGTGAT GAAAAAGAagttggaggaagaggaggctgaaGTAAAGAGGAAGGCTACGGATGCTGCATATCAGG CTCGTCAAGCAGTAAAAACACCCCCTCGGAGATTACCCACTGTGATGGTCCGCTCTCCTATAGATTCTGCCTCCCCAGGAGGTGATTATCCACTCGGAGACTTGACTGCAACCACTATGGAAGAGGCCACCTCTGGA GTAACCCCTGGGACTTTGCCGAGTACCCCAGTCACCTCGTTTCCTGGGATTCCTGACACCCTTCCTCCAGGCTCTGCACCCTTAGAAGCCCCCATGACCCCAGTAACAGATGATTCACCCCAGAAAAAGATGCTTGGACAGAAAGCaactccacccccctcccctctgctgtcAGAGCTCTTGAAGAAGGGCAGCCTCCTGCCTACTAGCCCCAGACTG GTCAATGAGAGTGAAATGGCTGTGGCTTCGGGCCACTTGAACAGTACAGGTGTCCTCCTGGAGGTAGGCGGGGTTCTTCCCATGATACATGGTGGGGAAATGCAGCAGACACCCAACACTGTTGCGGCCTCCCCTGCTGCCTCAG GTGCTCCCACTCTTTCCCGGCTTTTAGAAGCTGGTCCTACACAGTTCACCACTCCTCTTGCTTCCTTCACTACTGTTGCCAGTGAACCTCCAGTTAAACTTGTGCCACCCCCTGTAGAGTCTGTGTCCCAGGCTACCATTGTCATGATGCCTGCGCTGCCAACACCATCCTCTGCTCCGGCTGTCTCCACTCCTGAGAGTGTAGCTCCAG TGAGTCAGCCTGACACTTGTGTCCCCATGGAGGCTGTGGGGGATCCACATACTGTGACTGTTTCCATGGATAGCAGCGAAATCTCCATGATCATCAATTCTATCAAAGAAGAGTGTTTCCGATCAGGGGTAGCAGAGGCCCCTGGGGGGTCAAAGGCTCCCAGCATAGATGGGAAGGAAGATTTAGATCTGGCTGAGAAGATGGATATTGCTGTGTCTTACACAGGTGAAGAGCTTGACTTTGAGACTGTTGGAGACATCATTGCCATCATTGAGGACAAG GTAGATGATCATCCTGAAGTGCTGGATGTGGCAGCAGTAGAAGCGGCACTGTCATTCTGTGAAGAGAATGATGATCCCCAGTCCCTGCCTGGCCCCTGGGAGCACCCGATCCAGCAGGAGCGGGATAAGCCAGTATCTCTTCCTGCACCAGAGATGACAGTCAAGCAAGAAAGGCTGGACtttgaggaaacagaaaacaaaggaatCCATGAACTGGTAGACATCAGGGAGCCTAGTGTTGAGATTAAAATGGAACCTGCGGAACCAGAACAAGGCATCTCAGGTCCTGAAATAGTAGCTGGAGTTGTTCCAGCCCCAAGTATGGAGCCACCAGAACTCAGGAGTCAAGAGTTAGATGAGGAACCCAGAAGTATTGCCACTGGAGAGATTGCTGAAGCAGATGTTTCCAGTGGGAAAGGCGATGAGACTCCACTTACAACTGTGAAGACAGAG GCATCCCCTGAAAGCATGTTGTCTCCATCACATGGCTCCAATCCCATCGAAGATCCTTTAGAGGCAGAGACTCAGCACAAGTTTGAAATGTCAG ACTCATTGAAAGAAGAATCAGGGACTATTTTTGGAAGCCAGATAAAG GATGCCCCaggtgaggatgaggaggaagatgGAGTCAGCGAAGCTGCCAGCCTAGAAGAGGCTAAGGAAGAAGATCAAGGAGAAGGCTATCTGTCAGAAATGGATAATGAGCCACCTGTGAGCGAGAGCGATGATGGCTTTAGCATTCACAATGCTACACTGCAGTCCCATACACTGGCAGACTCCATCCCCAGCAGCCCTGCTTCTTCACAGTT CTCTGTCTGTAGTGAAGATCAGGAAGCCATTCAGGCacagaaaatctggaagaaagcTATCATGCTTGTATGGAGAGCTGCAGCTAATCATAG ATATGCCAATGTCTTCCTACAGCCTGTTACAGATGATATAGCACCTGGCTACCATAGCATTGTACAGAG gccTATGGATTTGTCAACTATtaagaaaaacattgaaaatggACTGATCCGCAGCACAGCTGAATTTCAGCGGGATATTATGCTGATGTTCCAGAATGCTGTAATGTATAATAGCTCGGACCATGATGTCTATCATATGGCAGTAGAAATGCAGCGAGATGTCTTAGAGCAAATCCAG CAATTCCTTGCCACACAGTTGATTATGCAGACATCTGAATCTGGGATCAGTGCTAAAAGTCTTCGTGGGAGAGATTCTACCCGCAAACAGGATTCTTCAGAGAAG GACAGTGTCCCCATGGgctctcctgccttccttctctctctcttt GATGGGGGCACCAGGGGGCGCCGCTGTGCCATTGAAGCAGATATGAAGATGAAAAAGTGA
- the BRD8 gene encoding bromodomain-containing protein 8 isoform X13: protein MVHPREALFSLFGHEEWRSKLVKVSVSRAIKPFAEPGRPPDWFSQKHCASQYSELLETTETPKRKRGEKGEVVETVEDVIVRKLTAERVEELKKVIKETQEKYRRLKRDAELIQAGHMDSRLDELCNDIVMKKKLEEEEAEVKRKATDAAYQARQAVKTPPRRLPTVMVRSPIDSASPGGDYPLGDLTATTMEEATSGVNESEMAVASGHLNSTGVLLEVGGVLPMIHGGEMQQTPNTVAASPAASGAPTLSRLLEAGPTQFTTPLASFTTVASEPPVKLVPPPVESVSQATIVMMPALPTPSSAPAVSTPESVAPVSQPDTCVPMEAVGDPHTVTVSMDSSEISMIINSIKEECFRSGVAEAPGGSKAPSIDGKEDLDLAEKMDIAVSYTGEELDFETVGDIIAIIEDKVDDHPEVLDVAAVEAALSFCEENDDPQSLPGPWEHPIQQERDKPVSLPAPEMTVKQERLDFEETENKGIHELVDIREPSVEIKMEPAEPEQGISGPEIVAGVVPAPSMEPPELRSQELDEEPRSIATGEIAEADVSSGKGDETPLTTVKTEASPESMLSPSHGSNPIEDPLEAETQHKFEMSDSLKEESGTIFGSQIKDAPGEDEEEDGVSEAASLEEAKEEDQGEGYLSEMDNEPPVSESDDGFSIHNATLQSHTLADSIPSSPASSQFSVCSEDQEAIQAQKIWKKAIMLVWRAAANHRYANVFLQPVTDDIAPGYHSIVQRPMDLSTIKKNIENGLIRSTAEFQRDIMLMFQNAVMYNSSDHDVYHMAVEMQRDVLEQIQQFLATQLIMQTSESGISAKSLRGRDSTRKQDSSEKDSVPMGSPAFLLSLFDGGTRGRRCAIEADMKMKK from the exons GGTATCAGTTAGCAGAGCAATCAAGCCCTTTGCAGAACCTGGCCGTCCTCCAGACTGGTTCTCTCAAAAA CATTGTGCTTCCCAGTACTCAGAGCTTCTAGAGACCACTGAGACCCCAAA aAGGAAACGGGGCGAAAAGGGAGAAGTGGTCGAAACTGTTGAAGATGTCATTGTTCGGAAATTGACTGCTGAAAGAGTTGAGGAACTAAAGAAAGTGATAAAGGAAACCCAAGAAAAATATAG gCGGCTGAAAAGAGATGCAGAACTAATTCAAGCTGGGCACATGGACAGCAGACTGGATGAGCTTTGCAATGACATTGTGAT GAAAAAGAagttggaggaagaggaggctgaaGTAAAGAGGAAGGCTACGGATGCTGCATATCAGG CTCGTCAAGCAGTAAAAACACCCCCTCGGAGATTACCCACTGTGATGGTCCGCTCTCCTATAGATTCTGCCTCCCCAGGAGGTGATTATCCACTCGGAGACTTGACTGCAACCACTATGGAAGAGGCCACCTCTGGA GTCAATGAGAGTGAAATGGCTGTGGCTTCGGGCCACTTGAACAGTACAGGTGTCCTCCTGGAGGTAGGCGGGGTTCTTCCCATGATACATGGTGGGGAAATGCAGCAGACACCCAACACTGTTGCGGCCTCCCCTGCTGCCTCAG GTGCTCCCACTCTTTCCCGGCTTTTAGAAGCTGGTCCTACACAGTTCACCACTCCTCTTGCTTCCTTCACTACTGTTGCCAGTGAACCTCCAGTTAAACTTGTGCCACCCCCTGTAGAGTCTGTGTCCCAGGCTACCATTGTCATGATGCCTGCGCTGCCAACACCATCCTCTGCTCCGGCTGTCTCCACTCCTGAGAGTGTAGCTCCAG TGAGTCAGCCTGACACTTGTGTCCCCATGGAGGCTGTGGGGGATCCACATACTGTGACTGTTTCCATGGATAGCAGCGAAATCTCCATGATCATCAATTCTATCAAAGAAGAGTGTTTCCGATCAGGGGTAGCAGAGGCCCCTGGGGGGTCAAAGGCTCCCAGCATAGATGGGAAGGAAGATTTAGATCTGGCTGAGAAGATGGATATTGCTGTGTCTTACACAGGTGAAGAGCTTGACTTTGAGACTGTTGGAGACATCATTGCCATCATTGAGGACAAG GTAGATGATCATCCTGAAGTGCTGGATGTGGCAGCAGTAGAAGCGGCACTGTCATTCTGTGAAGAGAATGATGATCCCCAGTCCCTGCCTGGCCCCTGGGAGCACCCGATCCAGCAGGAGCGGGATAAGCCAGTATCTCTTCCTGCACCAGAGATGACAGTCAAGCAAGAAAGGCTGGACtttgaggaaacagaaaacaaaggaatCCATGAACTGGTAGACATCAGGGAGCCTAGTGTTGAGATTAAAATGGAACCTGCGGAACCAGAACAAGGCATCTCAGGTCCTGAAATAGTAGCTGGAGTTGTTCCAGCCCCAAGTATGGAGCCACCAGAACTCAGGAGTCAAGAGTTAGATGAGGAACCCAGAAGTATTGCCACTGGAGAGATTGCTGAAGCAGATGTTTCCAGTGGGAAAGGCGATGAGACTCCACTTACAACTGTGAAGACAGAG GCATCCCCTGAAAGCATGTTGTCTCCATCACATGGCTCCAATCCCATCGAAGATCCTTTAGAGGCAGAGACTCAGCACAAGTTTGAAATGTCAG ACTCATTGAAAGAAGAATCAGGGACTATTTTTGGAAGCCAGATAAAG GATGCCCCaggtgaggatgaggaggaagatgGAGTCAGCGAAGCTGCCAGCCTAGAAGAGGCTAAGGAAGAAGATCAAGGAGAAGGCTATCTGTCAGAAATGGATAATGAGCCACCTGTGAGCGAGAGCGATGATGGCTTTAGCATTCACAATGCTACACTGCAGTCCCATACACTGGCAGACTCCATCCCCAGCAGCCCTGCTTCTTCACAGTT CTCTGTCTGTAGTGAAGATCAGGAAGCCATTCAGGCacagaaaatctggaagaaagcTATCATGCTTGTATGGAGAGCTGCAGCTAATCATAG ATATGCCAATGTCTTCCTACAGCCTGTTACAGATGATATAGCACCTGGCTACCATAGCATTGTACAGAG gccTATGGATTTGTCAACTATtaagaaaaacattgaaaatggACTGATCCGCAGCACAGCTGAATTTCAGCGGGATATTATGCTGATGTTCCAGAATGCTGTAATGTATAATAGCTCGGACCATGATGTCTATCATATGGCAGTAGAAATGCAGCGAGATGTCTTAGAGCAAATCCAG CAATTCCTTGCCACACAGTTGATTATGCAGACATCTGAATCTGGGATCAGTGCTAAAAGTCTTCGTGGGAGAGATTCTACCCGCAAACAGGATTCTTCAGAGAAG GACAGTGTCCCCATGGgctctcctgccttccttctctctctcttt GATGGGGGCACCAGGGGGCGCCGCTGTGCCATTGAAGCAGATATGAAGATGAAAAAGTGA